In the Nocardioides marmotae genome, CGGGGTATGCCTCCCGCCACTCCGCCAGCGGACCCTCGAGCTCGGTGCGCGCCCGGGCGTCCCACTGCTCGCGCGAGGTCCGCCCGGCCACGATGTCGTCGTACTCCGAGGGCAGCTTCCAGGCGTGCATCACCACCAGGCGGGCCCCGCGGGCGTGGGCGACGGCGAAGGCCTCGCCGAACAGCTCGGTGACGCGGGTGGGGCGCTTGATCCCGACGACCACCACCCCGGTGGAGCGGTCGGGGTCCCACGTCTCGGGCACCGCGACCACCGGGGACGCGGCGCTCGCCGCGACACCCGTGGAGGTGTTCCCGGTCAGCAGCCGGGCGGTCACCGGGCGGCGGTCGCTGCCGACCACGAGCAGCCGCGCGCCGCGTGCGTCGGAGGTCAGGGCGGCGACCCGGGAGCCGCGCCGCACCACCCGCTGCACGCGCACCTCGGGGTCGATCGGGCCGAGCTCGTCGAGGAGCTCGCGGAGCATCACGCGGCCGGCGTCGGTCAGCTCGTCGGGCGGGAGCGGGTACATCGGCGCCATCGCGATGTAGTCCGGGACGACGTGCACCAGGCGCACCATCGTCCCGAACCGATGGGCCTCGGCGACCCCGAAGCGCGCCGCGACGAGGCTGGCCGGCGATCCGTCGACGCCCACCACCACGGGGCCGCCCTCCTCGAGCTGGATGGTGTTCGCCATCGCGATCGTCCTCCTGGTCGGCGTCGGCGGCGAGGATCCCCGCCAGGACCATCCTCGTGCGGGCCGGCCCCGGCCAGGAGGGGCGGAGGCCACAACGCCGGTGGGCCTTTGGGCCTGGTCTCCGACGTCCGGTACCGATCCCGGTGTCCGCGGGCGCG is a window encoding:
- a CDS encoding universal stress protein — translated: MANTIQLEEGGPVVVGVDGSPASLVAARFGVAEAHRFGTMVRLVHVVPDYIAMAPMYPLPPDELTDAGRVMLRELLDELGPIDPEVRVQRVVRRGSRVAALTSDARGARLLVVGSDRRPVTARLLTGNTSTGVAASAASPVVAVPETWDPDRSTGVVVVGIKRPTRVTELFGEAFAVAHARGARLVVMHAWKLPSEYDDIVAGRTSREQWDARARTELEGPLAEWREAYPEVEVEVRTIHDQPAHALVAVSAEADELVLLRRAHGIPAAAHLGSTARAVLREAQCPVRIVPPGHVVALPGLSLEDSGTMRK